From Candidatus Binatia bacterium, one genomic window encodes:
- a CDS encoding UbiD family decarboxylase: protein MARTMATTTDASSAPFGSDLHSFLAQYERAYPDEVIHIEAPLSAEWEITALAMKLEKAQRFPVLVCHNVIVDGKRAEMPLVTFLMAGRQRLARALGADVRKAGLACYERVQARQKPITVSRDEAPVKQVVEKGSEIDVRRFPAPRHHRMDPGRYVTEGHFLTFNRNTGRDNSAMQRGWLAGRDEIRVWLAPNSHNAHNLRYCEEAGEDTPAAYWVGHHPLVLLGAQTHVGPDESHYEAAGGTFGAPMRLVPSETLGEKFLVPADAEVIIEGYMPKGQRKPEGPFGEYTRHVGPQRWCPLLKVTAVTYRKDAYWDDVMVGHTHWLISLTKEGEVFRAVQQAVPGVKAVHVPMSGCGVMHVYIQMRKTVEGQGKTAAVAALSSYIGLKHAFVFDEDVDIFDEREVLMALATRFQADRGLVTLPGVTGSPLDPSAPERDITCKAGFDCTKPLGKPFAERLALSDEVLARIDPLKIIGEKRWGQIPVEPWG, encoded by the coding sequence ATGGCGAGAACAATGGCCACGACAACGGACGCGTCGAGCGCGCCTTTCGGCTCCGACCTGCATAGTTTTTTGGCGCAGTACGAGCGGGCGTATCCCGATGAAGTGATTCACATCGAGGCGCCTCTCAGCGCGGAGTGGGAGATCACCGCGCTGGCCATGAAGCTGGAGAAAGCGCAGCGCTTCCCGGTTCTCGTCTGTCACAACGTCATCGTCGACGGCAAGCGCGCCGAGATGCCGCTGGTGACTTTTTTGATGGCCGGCCGCCAGCGCCTGGCTCGAGCCCTGGGAGCGGACGTGCGCAAGGCCGGGCTGGCCTGCTACGAGCGCGTCCAGGCGCGGCAGAAACCGATTACTGTATCGCGCGACGAGGCGCCGGTGAAACAGGTGGTGGAGAAAGGATCCGAGATCGATGTGCGCCGCTTTCCCGCCCCGCGCCATCACCGTATGGACCCCGGCCGCTACGTCACGGAAGGCCACTTTCTTACTTTCAACCGCAACACGGGTCGGGACAACTCCGCTATGCAGCGCGGCTGGTTGGCGGGCCGAGACGAGATTCGGGTGTGGCTCGCGCCCAACTCACACAACGCGCACAATCTGCGTTATTGCGAGGAAGCGGGAGAGGACACGCCGGCGGCTTACTGGGTCGGGCATCACCCGCTGGTGCTCTTGGGCGCTCAAACGCATGTCGGACCGGATGAGAGTCACTATGAGGCGGCGGGCGGGACTTTCGGCGCGCCGATGCGCCTGGTTCCATCGGAGACTCTGGGAGAAAAATTCTTAGTGCCGGCGGACGCGGAGGTGATTATCGAAGGCTATATGCCCAAAGGTCAGCGCAAGCCCGAGGGACCTTTTGGCGAATACACCCGCCATGTGGGACCGCAGCGCTGGTGTCCTCTGTTGAAGGTGACGGCGGTGACTTATCGGAAGGATGCTTATTGGGACGACGTGATGGTCGGTCACACGCATTGGCTCATCAGCTTGACCAAGGAGGGCGAAGTGTTCCGCGCGGTGCAGCAGGCCGTGCCCGGAGTCAAAGCGGTGCACGTGCCGATGTCGGGTTGCGGCGTTATGCATGTATACATTCAGATGCGCAAGACCGTGGAAGGACAGGGCAAGACCGCGGCCGTAGCGGCGTTGTCTTCGTATATCGGTCTCAAGCATGCGTTCGTATTCGACGAGGACGTCGACATCTTCGATGAGCGGGAAGTGCTTATGGCGTTGGCGACTCGCTTTCAGGCGGATCGCGGCTTGGTGACGTTGCCGGGAGTGACCGGATCGCCGCTCGATCCCAGCGCTCCCGAGCGGGACATAACGTGCAAGGCCGGCTTCGACTGCACCAAACCGTTGGGCAAGCCTTTCGCCGAGCGGCTGGCGCTCTCGGATGAAGTGCTGGCGCGCATCGATCCTTTGAAGATCATCGGCGAAAAGCGTTGGGGACAGATCCCGGTGGAACCATGGGGATGA
- a CDS encoding alcohol dehydrogenase catalytic domain-containing protein: MQGTMKAARIYGFEKTSKSRDLLRVDEVPIPDIESGEVLIRVLRAGLNHGDLHMREDAVQYTSEVPTIPYLPMIIGHDGLGEVVEVGPDVSNVRVGDRVVVMCSITCGFCKFCRSDRQHLCLSHRVMGFIAKWGEAASKRILRYKEGLWAEYCRVPATNVVPLRPQDDINEMCKVSQMTVGYRALKRARLHSGETVIVNSASGITGIGTVLSALAMGAARVIAVARNPVRLERIRAIDPKRVSTVALAKGESITKTVKELTGGQGASVLADLSPAGVQTLVECIRNLEGGGRVALIGANPEPLNLPVRYLMIRSIEVCSVTGRHYIDFPELLELARRGVIDTRHVTTRYFPVEAVNEAIDYIEKRGDDEPLWPMYSADK; encoded by the coding sequence ATGCAAGGCACAATGAAAGCGGCACGCATCTACGGCTTTGAAAAAACCAGCAAGTCGCGCGATCTGCTGCGCGTCGATGAGGTGCCGATTCCCGATATCGAGTCCGGCGAGGTGCTGATCCGCGTGTTACGCGCCGGCCTCAACCATGGCGATTTGCACATGCGTGAGGACGCCGTTCAGTATACGTCCGAGGTCCCGACCATACCTTACCTCCCGATGATCATCGGACATGACGGACTGGGCGAAGTGGTCGAGGTGGGCCCGGACGTGAGCAACGTGCGGGTGGGCGACCGGGTCGTAGTCATGTGTTCCATCACGTGCGGCTTCTGCAAATTTTGCCGCTCCGATCGCCAGCATCTTTGTCTCTCGCACCGCGTCATGGGATTTATCGCCAAGTGGGGCGAGGCGGCCTCGAAACGAATACTGCGCTACAAAGAGGGCCTTTGGGCGGAATATTGCCGCGTGCCCGCCACCAACGTCGTCCCGCTTCGGCCGCAAGACGACATCAACGAGATGTGCAAGGTCTCACAAATGACCGTCGGGTATCGCGCTCTCAAACGGGCGCGCCTGCACAGCGGCGAGACCGTCATCGTCAACAGCGCTTCGGGCATCACGGGAATCGGCACCGTGCTGTCCGCGCTGGCCATGGGGGCGGCGCGCGTGATCGCGGTCGCCCGCAACCCGGTGAGGCTCGAACGAATTCGCGCCATCGATCCGAAGCGGGTGTCGACGGTCGCCCTGGCCAAAGGCGAATCGATCACGAAAACGGTAAAAGAGCTGACCGGCGGTCAAGGAGCGAGCGTGCTCGCCGATCTATCGCCGGCGGGAGTGCAGACCTTGGTCGAATGCATCCGCAACCTCGAGGGCGGCGGCCGTGTAGCGCTGATCGGCGCCAACCCCGAACCGCTCAACCTTCCCGTGAGGTATCTGATGATTCGGTCCATCGAGGTTTGCAGCGTGACCGGCCGCCATTACATAGATTTTCCGGAGCTGCTGGAGCTGGCGCGCCGCGGAGTCATCGATACGCGCCACGTCACCACGCGCTATTTTCCGGTAGAGGCGGTGAACGAGGCCATCGACTACATTGAAAAGCGCGGCGATGATGAGCCGCTCTGGCCCATGTACTCTGCGGATAAGTAG
- a CDS encoding extracellular solute-binding protein, giving the protein MRRQLFIIILTAMLLPSLAGEANAGVAWQEEWERILQAAKKEGKLAMIGPPGADRRDALTETFQKKFGISIEYQADPGAGLSPRLNAERKAERYLWDVVVVGTTTGLEVLVAGRVLDPLEPALILPEVKDLKLWRGGALEFLDPGRQLLVMTPFQRGTLFLNTNSANAKEFKSYKDLLDPKWKGKIVGDDPRKSGPGQATFTFFYLHPELGPEFIRSLGGQGITFLKDYAQEVNMVGQGRFPVGVGLSDSLAEERAKQGVPIGIVDPRQLKEGSDMSPASGGLSLFNRAPHPNASKIYINWLLSKEGQTIYARATGYISNRLDVSTDHAAPWRVPQAGSVKTYTQEAMDVKKKLLPLLFEIFGQ; this is encoded by the coding sequence GTGAGACGACAGCTGTTTATAATTATCCTCACGGCGATGTTGTTGCCCTCGCTTGCCGGTGAGGCGAATGCCGGAGTCGCATGGCAGGAAGAATGGGAGCGCATTCTCCAGGCGGCGAAAAAGGAAGGCAAGCTGGCGATGATCGGGCCGCCTGGGGCGGACCGGCGCGATGCGCTCACCGAAACGTTTCAGAAGAAGTTTGGGATCAGCATTGAATACCAAGCCGACCCGGGCGCCGGTCTTTCGCCGCGGCTGAACGCCGAGCGTAAGGCCGAACGGTATCTGTGGGACGTCGTGGTCGTGGGCACCACCACCGGTCTGGAGGTCCTGGTCGCTGGGCGGGTTTTGGATCCGCTCGAACCGGCTCTCATCTTGCCCGAAGTCAAAGACTTAAAACTTTGGCGCGGCGGGGCCCTGGAATTTCTCGACCCGGGGCGACAGCTTCTGGTGATGACCCCGTTTCAGCGCGGAACGCTTTTTCTCAATACCAACTCGGCCAACGCAAAGGAGTTCAAGTCTTATAAAGATCTTCTCGATCCTAAATGGAAGGGAAAAATCGTCGGCGACGATCCGCGCAAGTCAGGTCCAGGCCAGGCGACGTTTACCTTTTTTTATTTACATCCGGAGCTCGGGCCCGAGTTTATCCGGTCTCTCGGCGGCCAAGGGATTACCTTTCTCAAGGATTACGCCCAGGAAGTGAACATGGTCGGCCAGGGGCGCTTTCCGGTGGGCGTCGGTCTTTCCGACAGCCTCGCCGAAGAGCGAGCGAAACAGGGAGTGCCGATCGGCATTGTGGATCCTCGGCAGCTCAAGGAAGGCTCGGACATGAGTCCGGCATCCGGCGGCCTGTCGCTTTTCAATCGGGCGCCGCACCCCAACGCAAGCAAGATCTATATTAACTGGCTCCTCTCGAAAGAGGGCCAAACTATTTACGCGCGGGCCACGGGCTACATCAGCAACCGGCTCGACGTGTCCACCGATCACGCGGCTCCGTGGAGGGTGCCGCAAGCCGGATCGGTCAAAACGTACACGCAGGAAGCTATGGACGTGAAGAAGAAACTCTTGCCGTTGCTGTTTGAGATTTTCGGACAGTAG
- a CDS encoding cupin domain-containing protein: MVEKIEKTNPAENPLEAFDREIEQYALQGHWKMELPANMEPRSRLKPMHWRWSLVREQLMRAGKLIGVNEAGRRTIQLLNPGLYPLKSTTHTLQMSIQLVLPGEVATAHRHTMAAIRFVVEGGGTFTTVNGDSFLMEPGDLILTPNWTWHDHINSSDAPIIWIDGLDVPFSRAMDTMFIEEYSEPRQAVQRVLKTSEDSALTAHGSPWYFKWRDAERTLRQMLERSPETNDSLIMDYKSRDGGPTLPTVGCGAQMLTGGEKTKARRQMSCAIYHVVGGRGKTLINDVVVEWAKGDFFVVPNWSWHRHENGSSDEEAFLFFLSDRPLLEPFGLYREEQHR; the protein is encoded by the coding sequence TTGGTAGAGAAGATAGAAAAAACGAACCCTGCGGAGAACCCGCTGGAGGCCTTTGATCGCGAGATCGAGCAATACGCTCTGCAAGGCCATTGGAAGATGGAGCTGCCGGCGAATATGGAGCCGCGCTCGAGACTCAAGCCGATGCACTGGCGATGGAGTCTCGTTCGCGAGCAGTTGATGCGCGCCGGGAAGCTGATCGGAGTGAACGAAGCCGGACGCCGCACGATCCAGCTCCTGAACCCCGGCCTCTATCCTTTGAAGAGCACGACGCACACCTTGCAGATGTCGATCCAGTTGGTGCTGCCCGGAGAAGTCGCCACCGCGCACCGGCACACGATGGCCGCGATACGCTTCGTGGTGGAAGGAGGCGGCACGTTTACGACCGTGAACGGCGACAGCTTTCTGATGGAGCCGGGCGACCTGATTCTTACTCCCAACTGGACTTGGCACGACCACATCAACTCATCGGATGCTCCCATTATATGGATCGATGGGTTGGATGTGCCGTTCTCGCGGGCGATGGACACGATGTTCATCGAGGAGTACTCAGAACCGCGCCAGGCCGTGCAGCGGGTTCTCAAAACTTCCGAAGACAGCGCCCTGACGGCGCACGGCTCTCCCTGGTACTTCAAGTGGCGCGACGCCGAACGCACGCTCAGGCAAATGTTGGAGCGCTCGCCGGAGACGAACGACAGTCTCATTATGGATTATAAAAGCAGAGACGGCGGACCCACCTTGCCGACGGTCGGCTGCGGCGCGCAGATGCTCACCGGCGGCGAAAAAACAAAAGCGCGCCGCCAAATGTCCTGCGCCATTTACCACGTCGTCGGCGGCCGCGGGAAGACGCTGATCAATGACGTCGTCGTCGAATGGGCGAAGGGAGATTTCTTCGTCGTCCCGAACTGGAGCTGGCACCGGCATGAAAACGGCTCGAGCGACGAGGAGGCGTTCTTGTTTTTTTTATCCGATCGTCCGTTGCTCGAGCCCTTTGGATTGTACCGCGAGGAGCAGCACCGCTGA